ATTCCTGATTTCCATCTCTTTCTTGACTTACCATTTTCCTCTGGGTTTTGTTGTCAGCCCCACGCAGGCGAAGTGGAACCACTCAATGGAGCACTGCAATGAGTCCAACACAATACATTCTGCTTAGTATTCTATTAGTGCCGGGAGAGACTTTTATAATGCTTTACTGCCCTCTAGTGGGACAAAAGGAACTAGCCTTTATTTAGGTTTTACTTAATTCATCTTTGATTTAAGTGCCAAAAATTCCAAAGCCATCGCTCATTTCTCAACACTATTTTATAAATCAAACTTTTAGGTAAAATCACACATTCATGTCAATGTGGTATTTTTGTAGGAACATTCTAGTGCCCAGATATCAGGTTAGGATTTGGATCATAGTGAATAGTTGACCCAATCAGGGTTGGGGTTCATTTCAATTCCGTCATCTCAGGACGTGATGTCATTGCTTCTCTCTATGAGAAAAAAAGGGAATTGGAATGTCAGTTTCCTTCCTGAATTGAAAGAACTGACCTCAACTCTGGACCTAGTGCTCATGTACCACTAGATCGTCATTGGCAGAAAGCTGTGGACTCACGTCTGTGTTGTCACAGCCAATCATCTCTCCGTAGGACACTTGGTGACACAGGCAGTAGGTGGGCTCGTTGGGGTCCACGGGCATGTCCAGCACATCCGAGGGGTGGACGTTCCCAAAGTTCACTGTAGGGGCTGTGAACTCAGGCCTAAGCACAAGGGAGGACAATGGGGATGAATACTGAGAGGAAGAGATGTACTGCATCAGAAGCTGCTGCAAGATATGTAGTGAGAGAAGACCAGAAAAGCACATTTCGGTTAGATTCACGGGAGTTGtaaagctagccacaataaggattagccacaagagtcgactttgcggttagccttcaaaaataaaagtatggcataattctactatttgtattcatttgcatcactgtcaacgacatacttttattttgaaggcaaaccacaaattccactattgtgcttaatccttattgtggctaacttcacaacacataacctggTTATGGTTATAACGAGcatcactagccagatgaagctagctggctgcttataatgttagctttgggcaacagggttaagtagctagctagctatttattttcatggatctgaagttcaatttcaataggcaaaCAACCACACTTAGTCACAAGGATTCATAAATCATTGTGAAGAATAATGAAAaggactgcagtttctactggtcattgttttcaggctggttgtattgatgctagctaggtaccaagctaaagttaactaccccagaagttgcggttgaTCAAATAATGCTTTATTgccaacgcggtattgtaaacacatcgtttgtggccggtgtttgcagacttttttgtccagctttgacagtgctactgtatcttttatgacacgcaaagacccaaacggcattccatagtatgtcgtgaagctaatagcagtgacccTGTGGGGTCCCAGAGCCTCTGATCCGTTTCAGTTGATCTTCTACAGTATTTTTAAATGCTGTCTCATGGTAGGAACACCCGTTGGTCCTACATTTTTGTAGAGCGACGTGagagatacatatatatatatacagattacattaactccggtagggcaacatctgaaaaatagcacaCTTGGTattgtgtaccggtgctcgaccagtcggcgaaagccaacatcaaccacgacagagaacggttgattgtcaagggcaatgaattccattatcttggctttaatggatttcgcctttgagttgtctcgctgaaattttgttactctttcaaatgactgctcgatccacgCAGCAGACAttgtgtgggctaggttaggaatgctgtgttgcacgtgtagcgctACATTTTACGTGGCGTTATTACATCATGTActtacgttatataggtatgcacggtagctttgacatcggttaTTAACGTCGGGCtgataccgatgttggcatttttaggtAATATCGTCCGGTTCCAATATGTTCAccaatatatcgtgcatccctcaTACAAAGCATCAGCCTATGAAACGTATGTTTTAAGTGTACATACGCTTGTGTTAGTTTGACTTTCTTCTGTCCGCTTTTGGGGCTGCAGTCGTCATCTGACTTCACCTTTAACCTTGTGCGAGCCACCTTCTTCTCTTTTGGCCCCCTGAGCTCACCTGAAAAAAGACAAAACTTTTTAGGCTATGGACACATTTTGAGCTTACCTGGGTTGTTTATTaagcaccaaacagaagaaaatagACTAATAAAATAAATAAGGAGGGACTccctggacttgtccaataagaataagcaaatgtttgtttttgctAAATCTTTTCCATTGCATGCCATAATGAACATGGCCCAATTCACAGCTATCTATACATAGGGTTGAAACGTCAATGAGACAACACTAAAAAGTCACATTTGGGTTGAAGGGACAAAATTTAATGAAAATGAGCACAAAGTGTCTGAACAGAACTTACTCTTGATTCCCTTACTGGAGGTTGAGTCATAGTCTGTGCTCTCAATCTTTTTCTCCTTCAGGTCTGCCTCGAAGCGGGCCAGGTCTGTGTCCAGCCTGCGAATGTGTTTGTCCACCTGAGGGGTCACAATGAATAACAGGACTGACTGAGACATTACATGTAGAAATGATAGACATTTTAACTTGCCTAGGCTAACTAATCAGAGTCAAAGCAGAAAGTAGTCAACATTTCCATTTCCAGCTGCATCAAACATGCTAACTGAGAATATAACACACATTTCACTATGTAAAGCTTACCTGCAACCTGAGGTAAACCTCTCTCCAAGGAGCACCTTCCCTTTCCTCATTACTAGTATGGACCCCAAGCAGCACTTCTATTCCCAATCTACTGTATCCATCTTAAGATCCTACTCACCATCTCATAGGTCTGCATGGCCAGTTGGACCTTATCATCTCCAAACTCTTTACACTTGCCATATGACTGCTGGATCTGCCGGAGCAGGGAGAGCTTCTGCTcagaggagagggtgtgtgtgtttgacgtGTACTCACGAGCCAAAGAGTCTATCTGCCCTTTCAGatctgagagaaagagatgaatgAATTTATAGTCAATTGTGGATACAACCATCACATGGGCTACATGCACGCTGACTTCTGACTTTTGCCTAGACACTCTGGATAAGTGTTTTCTATTTACCTGTTATGATAGCAGCAACAATCATAATATCAGATCTGTGTGAGTGTCTCACCCTCTGTCCGTGTGTCCAGGTCTCTCATAAGAGTGAAATTCCTCTGTAGCTCAAACGGCAGATTTTCTATACCTAGAAAAACAAGGTTGTACAGTATATCACGTTATATACCGGGTTCCAAATCAAATACATCAGTATGTATTATCAGCGTCAGTGGGCTGCAACATTGCTAGCTTCTTGTGTGTGTTAGGTAATGTTACTAAAATTGTCAATGCTGGTCTATAAATATGTATAACTGTTATTACGTAAACGTGGGGATACCACTGAATAGAACCCTACGATATAACAAAGTAATTTAGAGTCGATCAAGAACGGTATAATTATGCACCGCTTTGTTAGCTGGCCATCTAGCTAACTTGGGTTGCAGGCGCGCTAACTTAGCTAACGTAAGTTAGCTTTCTCGCGTGCTCTTTGTCTCTTGCCCTGGGCTTTTTTATGTAGTAACGTTAGCTGAACCAGTAACTGGGCTTCTTGTCTCCTCAAGCCCTGGTACTGGTTCTGGGAGTAGCTATGCGTGCAAGTAAAACAAAAATACACAAACAAATTCCATTACACTATATTTTAGTAGGATTCTACATTATTTCACGAATAAAACATGAAAAAAGGAAACTATCTTACTGTCAAGGTAATGTTCTAAATACATTCCCGCCGCCATCTTGAAAATAATAAACAAAGGTTTTCCCGAGGTTTTTATGaggtttaacggcggttggcatccaatttgttgcattaccgccacctacgagactggagtacaactcccTTATAATTTGCTTGGAAAATAAAAATATACTAaataaataccctaccatctaacactacactcactaatttcaaaattatataaaataaaaattaacacCCCCCTACTCCactaattaaatgtatttattcctACCTCATGCCATCACACCCTGTAAGTCTCacacacccaaatacctctctgcaggtaacaccacaacctcaatttTCTGCGGCTTCcattccatccctgcagtacatttgataaccattgctataaatgctAAATATCCAATCGTACTGAAACTTATATCACTTTTTGGcctctccctctgtactggtatatctctactactctcaccactcctcctCCTTAACCCaccttcctctactttcttcactgcctctgCATATGACAACGTCTGCTCTACgctaaccctggaaacctcaacctgcctctctcgcacgggacatttctgatccccagctcCACGGGCACCCCTACAATGAACACATtccactactttccccaatgctac
Above is a genomic segment from Oncorhynchus masou masou isolate Uvic2021 chromosome 12, UVic_Omas_1.1, whole genome shotgun sequence containing:
- the LOC135550003 gene encoding inhibitor of growth protein 4-like isoform X2, translated to MIVAAIITDLKGQIDSLAREYTSNTHTLSSEQKLSLLRQIQQSYGKCKEFGDDKVQLAMQTYEMVDKHIRRLDTDLARFEADLKEKKIESTDYDSTSSKGIKSELRGPKEKKVARTRLKVKSDDDCSPKSGQKKVKLTQAPEFTAPTVNFGNVHPSDVLDMPVDPNEPTYCLCHQVSYGEMIGCDNTDCSIEWFHFACVGLTTKPRGKWYCPRCTQERKKK
- the LOC135550003 gene encoding inhibitor of growth protein 4-like isoform X1 — its product is MAAGMYLEHYLDSIENLPFELQRNFTLMRDLDTRTEDLKGQIDSLAREYTSNTHTLSSEQKLSLLRQIQQSYGKCKEFGDDKVQLAMQTYEMVDKHIRRLDTDLARFEADLKEKKIESTDYDSTSSKGIKSELRGPKEKKVARTRLKVKSDDDCSPKSGQKKVKLTQAPEFTAPTVNFGNVHPSDVLDMPVDPNEPTYCLCHQVSYGEMIGCDNTDCSIEWFHFACVGLTTKPRGKWYCPRCTQERKKK